cctcctgagtagctgggattacaggtacccaccagcacacctggctattttttgtatttgtagtatagaccgggtttcaccatgttggccaggctggttttgaactcttcacctcaagtgattcatcctccttggcctcccaaagtgttgggattacaggcatgagccaccacacccagcctatgggtttatttctattgattgtttttttctccctcttaatTATGGGTCACATTTGCCTGCTTCTTTGCTTGTCTcatgatgtattattattattttttatttttttgagatggactctcactccattgctcaggctggagtgcaatggcgtgatcttgactcactgcaacctctgcctcctgggttcaaacaattttcccacctcaagcctcccaaggagctagaattacaggcacccgccatcatacgtggctaatttttctatttttgtagacacagggtttcaccatgttggccaggctggtcttgagctcctgacctcaggtgatcctcccacctcggcctcccaaagtgctgggattacaggcatgggccaccatgcctggcctcatgaTGTATTCTTGTGTGCCAGACATTATGATAAAAGAAGAACAGAGATTAAATTGCATAATAAATACCCCCAAGAAAGGGCTTGCACTTCCCTTTGTCAAGTAACCAGGATGCGAGGCTGTTCTCTTCTAGCTAATCAGGAGGTGGGCTGGGTTGCAGGTTTAGTTGGTTTCAGTTTATCTTTGGTTTCAGATTTCTTGAATGTGAGATCAGGTCACTAGCTCAGTCTAGCACGGCTTTAAAATCTAATCACCAACTACTATGTTGCCTATAAGATCTCTCTGCTTTTCAGCCCTGTCCCCAGTTCCCAAACTGCTGCTCAGTCAGAAAAGCCCGTGCCTGTGGCAGTCTTTCTCCCTGCCTGCTTGGGTCCAAGGAAATGAAATTGGAATGAAAGTAGCTCATCTAGGAACGGGTTATGCCTCTCTGGAATTTAGTTCATTTAGTCAAGTGCTGTCTGATAGAAgtataatgtgagccacatacgtaattttaaactttctagtaggcacaattaaaaagtaaaaagaggctgagcacagtggctcatgcctgtaatcccagcactttgggatgccgaggcagtggatcacctgaggtcaggagttcaagaccggcctggtcaacatgcggaaaccttgtctctactaaaaacacaaaaattagccagtcttggtggcctgtgcctataattccagctactcaggaggctaaggcaggagaatcacttgaacccagggggcaaagtttgcagtgcgccgagatgaTACcgcttcacttcagcctgggtgacacagctaaacaccgtctcaaaaaaaaaaaaaaaaagtaaggctgggtttggtggctcacacctgtaatcccagcactggagattgagaccaccctggctaacaaggtgaaaacccgtctctactaaaaaaaaaatacaaaaaattagctgggcgtggtggcgggcgcctgtagtcccagctgctcgggaggctgaggcaggacaatagcgtgaacctgggaggtggagcttgcagtaagccgagatcacgccactgcacctccagcctgggcagcagagcaagactccatctcaaaaaaaagaaagaaagaaagaaagagagagagagagagacagagagagagagaggaaagaaagaaagaaagaaaggaaggaaggaaggaagaaagaaagaaagaaagaaagaaagaaagaaagaaagaaagagagagagggagggagggagggagggagggagggagggaaagaaagaaagagaaagaataaaaggaaattgatATGTTTTACTTAACCCAATGTGTTGAGAATATTCTCATTTTGGCCAATAAGTAcaaaaaaagatgctcagcatcactaatcattagggaaatgcaaatcaaaactaactCTCTACCCCACTAACTCCTGACTTTGCCTGCCCAATCCCCAGGTGATGTTCCCTGTTTTCCTGGGCGAGCCAGTATCTCCCCAGACACTGGCAGCCACCCTGGCAGAGCTGGATGTGAACCTGCAGTTGCTCGAGGACAAGTTCCTCCAGAACAAGGCCTTCCTTACTGGGCCTCACATCTCCTTAGCTGACCTGGTAGCCATCACGGAGCTGATGCATGTGAGTGCTGTGGGCAGGTGGGCCCCCTAGGCAGGGGGCCCTGGCTAGTTGCTGAAGTCCTGCttatgctgccacacctggctatggCACTGTGCTTAAGTGTGTGTGCAAACCCCTCCTGAAGATCTATGATCCCCAAATCAGATGCTGCCCATCCCTGCCCTCACAACCATCCATCCCCATTCTGTCCCCTTTTCCCCACAGCCTGTGGGTGCTGGCTGCCAAGTCTTCGAAAGCCGACCCAAGCTGGCCACATGGCGGCAGCGCGTGGAGGCAGCAGTGGGGGAGGACCTCTTCCGGGAGGCCCATGAGGTCATTCTGAAGGCCAAGGACTTCCCACCTGCAGACCCCACCATAAAGCAGAGGCTGATGCCCTGGGTGCTGGCCATGATCCGGTGAGCTGGGAAGCTTTACCCCTGCACTGCCCTCAACAGTCCACAAAGCACTTTCATTTCTAA
This is a stretch of genomic DNA from Papio anubis isolate 15944 chromosome 16, Panubis1.0, whole genome shotgun sequence. It encodes these proteins:
- the LOC101016081 gene encoding glutathione S-transferase theta-1 isoform X3, with protein sequence MGLELYLDLLSQPCRAVYIFAKKNGIPFELRIVDLIKDGVLLCHPGWSAVAGSQLTTTSASQNLVLCLLFLLGRSALKRCFCPGEPPEEGASLEGRGLHLDGEVMFPVFLGEPVSPQTLAATLAELDVNLQLLEDKFLQNKAFLTGPHISLADLVAITELMHPVGAGCQVFESRPKLATWRQRVEAAVGEDLFREAHEVILKAKDFPPADPTIKQRLMPWVLAMIR
- the LOC101016081 gene encoding glutathione S-transferase theta-1 isoform X1, producing MGLELYLDLLSQPCRAVYIFAKKNGIPFELRIVDLIKGQHLSDAFAQVNPLKKVPALKDGDFTLTESVAILLYLTRKYKVPDYWYPQDLQARARVDEYLAWQHTTLRRSCLRALWHKVMFPVFLGEPVSPQTLAATLAELDVNLQLLEDKFLQNKAFLTGPHISLADLVAITELMHPVGAGCQVFESRPKLATWRQRVEAAVGEDLFREAHEVILKAKDFPPADPTIKQRLMPWVLAMIR
- the LOC101016081 gene encoding glutathione S-transferase theta-1 isoform X2; amino-acid sequence: MFPVFLGEPVSPQTLAATLAELDVNLQLLEDKFLQNKAFLTGPHISLADLVAITELMHPVGAGCQVFESRPKLATWRQRVEAAVGEDLFREAHEVILKAKDFPPADPTIKQRLMPWVLAMIR